In Thermodesulfobacteriota bacterium, a single genomic region encodes these proteins:
- a CDS encoding HAD family phosphatase — MKDQRVSDVSTILFDLGGVLFQLSGAAIVCQWTRDRLTPPELMNKWLVSPAVRAFESGRIGFAEFRAQLKEELKLAVTDDEFTTVFNGWITGVFPGAEDLLERLSSRYGLACFSNTNAVHWEILTGDYAVLDFFDHTFASFQMGLVKPDAEAFAYVVEKLGVPAGSIVFLDDSQPNVEAALDCGLRAFRVAGVAGVASALTDAGLL, encoded by the coding sequence ATGAAAGATCAGCGTGTGTCCGATGTGTCCACCATCCTGTTTGACCTGGGCGGGGTGCTGTTCCAGTTGTCCGGGGCCGCGATTGTCTGCCAGTGGACGCGGGACAGGCTGACACCGCCGGAACTGATGAACAAATGGCTGGTTTCCCCAGCCGTCCGGGCTTTTGAGAGCGGCCGTATCGGGTTTGCCGAATTCCGGGCTCAATTGAAAGAGGAACTGAAGCTGGCGGTGACTGACGACGAATTCACGACGGTGTTCAACGGCTGGATCACCGGCGTCTTTCCCGGAGCTGAAGATCTGCTGGAACGTCTCTCCTCACGCTACGGTCTGGCCTGTTTTTCCAACACCAACGCGGTCCACTGGGAAATTCTGACCGGTGACTATGCGGTCCTGGACTTTTTCGATCATACTTTTGCCTCTTTTCAGATGGGCCTGGTCAAGCCGGATGCCGAGGCTTTTGCCTACGTGGTTGAGAAACTGGGCGTACCGGCCGGATCCATCGTCTTCCTGGACGACAGCCAGCCAAACGTGGAGGCTGCCCTGGACTGCGGCCTGCGGGCCTTCCGGGTGGCCGGCGTCGCCGGCGTCGCCTCCGCCCTTACCGACGCCGGCCTGCTGTAA
- the nadE gene encoding NAD(+) synthase → MKTDKVINHIVGWLLDYCEKAGVGGYVIGVSGGIDSAVTSTLCARTGKKVMVLNLPILQDPGQVSLAQSHIRWLTERFSNVASETIDLSGVFQVFARAIPDDTGDELTMANTRSRLRMTALYAMATHFKLLVAGTGNKVEDFGVGFFTKYGDGGVDISPIADLMKTEVYELARHMGILQKIIDVPPTDGLWTDSRTDESQIGASYPELEWAMTADITTPEKEAALSDRQREVLSIFRRFNRANRHKMEPIPVCRIPDNLR, encoded by the coding sequence ATGAAAACGGACAAGGTCATCAACCACATCGTCGGCTGGCTGCTGGACTACTGTGAAAAAGCGGGGGTCGGGGGATACGTTATCGGTGTTTCCGGGGGCATTGACTCCGCCGTGACATCAACCCTCTGCGCCAGAACGGGCAAAAAGGTCATGGTGTTGAACCTGCCCATTCTCCAGGACCCCGGCCAGGTTTCCCTGGCCCAGAGTCATATCCGCTGGCTGACGGAACGTTTTTCCAATGTCGCCTCGGAAACCATCGATTTAAGCGGCGTGTTCCAGGTCTTTGCCCGGGCCATCCCGGATGATACCGGCGACGAACTGACCATGGCCAATACCCGCTCCCGGCTGCGCATGACGGCTCTCTACGCCATGGCCACCCATTTCAAGCTCCTGGTGGCCGGAACCGGCAATAAAGTCGAAGATTTCGGCGTCGGGTTCTTCACCAAGTACGGGGATGGCGGCGTGGACATCTCCCCCATTGCCGACCTGATGAAAACGGAAGTATATGAGTTGGCCAGGCACATGGGGATACTGCAGAAGATTATCGACGTCCCGCCCACGGACGGCCTGTGGACGGACAGCCGCACCGATGAAAGCCAGATCGGCGCCAGCTATCCGGAACTGGAATGGGCCATGACCGCGGACATCACCACACCGGAAAAAGAGGCGGCCCTATCCGACCGTCAGCGGGAAGTGCTGTCCATATTCCGGCGGTTTAACCGCGCCAACCGCCATAAGATGGAGCCTATTCCGGTCTGCCGGATTCCCGACAACCTTCGCTGA
- a CDS encoding enoyl-CoA hydratase-related protein, whose amino-acid sequence MDFSTLLYEIRSGVAVITLNRPDRLNAWNDRMAMDISDALAACDGDDDVRAVVITGSGRAFCAGADFFSGDKAEFEKGEDQSELPPSWPKVMPWHVRKPVLAAINGHAIGVGITFPMTCDIRFVAEDAKVQFAFVRRGILPELASHVIVPRIAGFSNAADLMLTGRMISGRELAAMGLASAALPADRVLEETISRARECLKAAPVSVAMSKRLLWEGITTPVEDMLRREIPLFFHAAEQPDAIEGFTSFLQKRDPVWRLKITRDMPKI is encoded by the coding sequence ATGGACTTTTCCACCCTTCTATATGAAATCAGGAGCGGCGTCGCCGTTATCACTCTCAACCGGCCGGACCGGCTGAACGCCTGGAACGACCGGATGGCCATGGACATCAGCGACGCGCTGGCCGCCTGCGACGGGGATGACGATGTCCGGGCGGTGGTCATCACCGGCAGCGGCCGCGCCTTCTGCGCCGGCGCGGACTTCTTCTCCGGCGACAAGGCCGAGTTTGAAAAAGGTGAGGATCAGAGCGAGCTGCCGCCCAGCTGGCCCAAAGTCATGCCGTGGCACGTGCGCAAGCCCGTGCTGGCGGCCATCAACGGCCATGCCATCGGCGTCGGCATCACTTTTCCCATGACCTGCGATATCCGGTTCGTGGCCGAGGACGCCAAGGTCCAGTTCGCCTTCGTCCGCCGGGGGATCCTGCCGGAGCTGGCCTCCCACGTGATCGTGCCCCGGATCGCCGGGTTTTCCAATGCCGCCGACCTGATGCTGACCGGCCGCATGATCAGCGGCCGGGAACTGGCCGCCATGGGGCTGGCCAGCGCGGCCCTGCCCGCCGACCGGGTGCTGGAGGAGACCATCAGCCGGGCCCGGGAATGCCTCAAGGCCGCGCCGGTATCCGTGGCCATGTCCAAGCGACTGCTCTGGGAGGGGATCACCACGCCCGTGGAGGACATGCTCCGCCGGGAGATCCCCCTGTTTTTCCACGCCGCCGAACAACCCGACGCCATCGAGGGGTTCACCTCTTTTCTGCAAAAGCGGGATCCGGTGTGGAGACTTAAAATCACCCGGGATATGCCAAAGATATAA
- a CDS encoding sulfotransferase domain-containing protein, with translation MWKTGTKFKKAFRYATAGFRALPDFIIIGAMKAGTTSLFSALTQHPKIIRSHTKETHFFNSHYHRGLYWYRSNFPFARRLAGGGKTGEATPQYIYHELVPERIHQTLPEVKLIAMLRNPTERTISQYFHEVRKGREDLPMMKAFRAEEERLAGVLRKDDFANPLYIHASYKKRGVYHEQIRRFLRYFPREQLLVLDSDEFFADPAGSIKPVFQFLEVDEAFPVDGIEHKNIGWNRTRVEPEVYEYLNDYFAPHNRELYSLLGRSFPW, from the coding sequence ATGTGGAAAACAGGTACAAAATTTAAAAAGGCGTTCCGGTACGCTACGGCGGGTTTTCGCGCTCTGCCGGACTTTATCATCATCGGTGCCATGAAAGCCGGCACCACCAGCCTGTTTTCCGCCCTCACACAGCACCCGAAAATCATCCGCAGTCACACCAAGGAGACCCATTTTTTCAACAGCCATTACCACCGGGGGCTCTACTGGTACCGGTCCAATTTCCCCTTTGCCCGGCGCCTGGCCGGCGGAGGGAAAACCGGCGAAGCCACCCCGCAGTACATCTATCACGAACTGGTTCCCGAGCGGATTCATCAAACCCTGCCTGAAGTGAAGCTGATTGCCATGCTGAGAAATCCCACGGAAAGAACGATTTCCCAGTATTTCCACGAGGTGCGCAAGGGAAGGGAAGACCTGCCCATGATGAAGGCCTTCCGGGCCGAAGAAGAACGGCTGGCGGGCGTGCTGCGAAAGGATGATTTTGCCAATCCCCTTTATATCCACGCGTCTTATAAGAAGCGGGGCGTCTATCATGAGCAGATCAGGCGCTTTCTGCGATATTTTCCCCGGGAGCAGCTGCTGGTGTTAGACAGCGATGAATTCTTCGCCGATCCCGCGGGATCGATCAAGCCGGTTTTCCAATTTCTGGAAGTGGACGAGGCCTTTCCGGTGGACGGTATCGAACACAAAAACATCGGCTGGAACCGGACCCGCGTGGAGCCGGAAGTATACGAATACCTGAATGACTACTTCGCCCCCCACAACCGGGAGCTTTACAGCCTGCTCGGCAGGAGTTTCCCCTGGTAG
- the dusB gene encoding tRNA dihydrouridine synthase DusB produces MMRIGPIVLANPLILAPLAGITDLPFRLLAREQGCALVYSEMISANGLVYNSGKTRRMLLSDPAEKPLAIQIFGADPTIMARAAQEVAASGAGIIDINFGCSVKKILKSGAGSALMKSPPQAEAIIRAVREAVAIPLTIKIRSGWDASGKDAFTLLDIAQRCGVDAIALHPRTARQGFTGKADWRLIAELKKQSSIPVIGNGDIKSAADARAMMDETGCDAVMIGRAAVGNPWIFSEILAGLAGQAAPPVSIADRFAVMGRYLSAAVSHYGEPTACRMMRSHLGWFVKGLPGSSRFRESIKQLSTQEEGKRLLHDYQVFLLSREEDVTPRA; encoded by the coding sequence ATGATGCGGATCGGTCCCATTGTGCTTGCCAATCCCCTGATTCTGGCGCCCCTGGCCGGCATCACCGACCTGCCGTTCCGGCTGCTGGCCAGGGAGCAAGGCTGTGCCCTGGTTTATTCGGAAATGATCAGCGCCAATGGCCTGGTCTACAACTCCGGAAAGACCCGGCGCATGCTGCTAAGCGACCCGGCGGAAAAGCCGCTGGCGATTCAGATCTTCGGGGCCGATCCAACTATCATGGCCCGTGCGGCCCAAGAAGTGGCGGCATCCGGCGCCGGCATTATCGACATCAATTTCGGGTGTTCCGTTAAAAAAATTTTAAAAAGCGGCGCCGGATCGGCCCTGATGAAATCCCCGCCACAGGCCGAAGCCATCATCCGGGCGGTCCGGGAGGCGGTAGCTATCCCCCTGACCATTAAAATCCGGAGCGGCTGGGATGCGTCCGGCAAGGACGCTTTCACGCTGCTCGATATCGCGCAACGATGCGGCGTCGACGCCATCGCCCTGCATCCGCGCACGGCCCGCCAGGGGTTTACCGGGAAAGCCGACTGGCGGCTGATTGCCGAACTCAAGAAGCAGTCTTCGATTCCGGTCATCGGCAACGGCGACATCAAAAGTGCCGCCGACGCCCGGGCCATGATGGATGAAACCGGCTGCGACGCCGTCATGATCGGCCGGGCCGCCGTCGGCAATCCCTGGATCTTTTCGGAGATTCTGGCCGGCCTGGCGGGACAGGCCGCTCCCCCGGTTTCCATTGCCGACCGGTTCGCGGTCATGGGGCGCTACCTGTCGGCGGCCGTGTCCCATTACGGCGAGCCCACGGCCTGCCGCATGATGCGCAGCCACCTGGGCTGGTTCGTCAAAGGGCTGCCGGGCAGTTCCCGTTTCCGCGAATCCATCAAACAGCTTTCCACTCAGGAGGAAGGGAAACGACTGCTGCACGACTACCAGGTGTTTCTGCTGAGCCGGGAGGAGGACGTCACGCCGAGGGCGTGA
- a CDS encoding DUF1848 domain-containing protein: MTPSEKIVISASRRTDIPAFYMDWFMARLAAGHFEVVNPYNGNMRRVPAGVDRVHTIVFWSKNFQPFLDNGYGEQLTAAGYHLFFNFTVNSEDRLLEPGLPPLDRRTAQLSALAKRFGPRRIVWRFDPVCFYSLGGSKARDNLGDLERIADAAAGAGVTACITSFMDFYRKIERRAAAVPGFAFIDPGLAKRLEVICRMESILASRRIALSTCCEKELMAALPPESTVRPSSCVPGNLFMELDGGAVPLGRDPGQRRAAGCGCTLSMDIGGYREQPCFHNCLFCYANPAAAGRQGGPGEG, encoded by the coding sequence ATGACGCCATCGGAAAAGATCGTTATTTCCGCCTCCCGACGAACAGACATCCCCGCTTTTTACATGGACTGGTTCATGGCCCGCCTGGCCGCCGGACATTTTGAGGTCGTCAACCCCTATAACGGAAATATGCGGCGGGTGCCGGCCGGGGTCGATCGGGTCCACACCATTGTCTTCTGGTCCAAAAATTTCCAGCCGTTTCTCGACAACGGGTACGGCGAACAACTGACCGCCGCGGGATATCATCTGTTTTTCAATTTCACGGTCAATTCCGAAGACCGGTTGCTGGAGCCGGGGCTGCCGCCCCTTGACCGCCGGACAGCTCAGCTGTCGGCTTTGGCCAAGCGGTTCGGGCCAAGGCGGATTGTCTGGCGGTTTGATCCGGTCTGTTTTTATTCGCTCGGCGGATCGAAAGCGAGAGACAACCTGGGCGATCTGGAAAGAATCGCCGATGCCGCAGCCGGCGCCGGCGTTACCGCCTGCATAACCAGTTTCATGGATTTTTACCGGAAGATCGAACGGCGCGCCGCCGCCGTTCCCGGGTTTGCCTTTATCGATCCCGGCCTGGCAAAGCGGCTGGAGGTGATCTGCCGGATGGAATCCATCCTCGCATCCAGACGAATCGCGCTGTCCACCTGCTGTGAGAAGGAGCTCATGGCTGCCCTGCCGCCGGAGTCGACCGTGAGGCCGAGTTCCTGCGTTCCGGGCAATCTGTTCATGGAACTTGACGGCGGGGCGGTGCCCCTGGGCAGGGACCCGGGCCAGCGGCGGGCGGCCGGATGCGGCTGTACCCTGTCCATGGATATCGGGGGCTACCGGGAGCAACCCTGTTTTCACAACTGCCTTTTCTGTTACGCCAACCCCGCGGCGGCGGGGCGTCAGGGCGGGCCGGGGGAGGGATGA
- a CDS encoding 3D domain-containing protein: MTRDSVSRFLAAPSRFGWLCLFCFITSAILQGCGPSVVVRRMETTGYCGCGQCCGWERGSWKFLKLNFWNRYISTGKYKGEPYSGRTASGTKPHQPRHGLFTVNTITHPWMLPFRLVFPWLWFSRDGTLAADTRYYPFGTRMYINQYGYGVVEDRGSAINGPDRLDLFFNSHSKALDWGRQRTDVRIYR, encoded by the coding sequence ATGACCCGCGATTCCGTTTCCAGATTTTTAGCCGCGCCGTCACGATTCGGATGGCTGTGCCTGTTCTGCTTCATCACCAGCGCCATCCTCCAGGGGTGCGGCCCCTCGGTGGTCGTGCGCCGCATGGAGACAACCGGTTACTGCGGCTGCGGCCAGTGCTGCGGGTGGGAACGGGGAAGCTGGAAGTTTCTCAAGCTCAATTTCTGGAACAGATACATCAGCACCGGCAAGTACAAGGGGGAGCCCTACAGCGGACGGACCGCCAGCGGGACCAAACCCCACCAGCCCCGGCACGGCCTTTTCACGGTCAACACCATCACCCATCCCTGGATGCTCCCCTTCCGGCTGGTTTTCCCCTGGCTGTGGTTCTCCCGCGACGGTACCCTGGCCGCGGACACCCGCTATTATCCTTTTGGCACCCGCATGTACATAAACCAGTACGGATACGGGGTGGTGGAAGATCGCGGCAGCGCCATCAACGGGCCCGACCGCCTTGATCTGTTTTTCAATTCCCATTCCAAGGCGCTGGACTGGGGAAGGCAGCGGACGGACGTGCGTATATACAGGTAG
- a CDS encoding Lrp/AsnC family transcriptional regulator — MLSEFEKKVIAAIQGDIPVTARPYRDIAGLIGVPEDKLIAALRDLCRRGIIRRFGATLRHQKSGLTANAMVAWQVDEAVVDRAGETLAGFAAVSHCYRRNPAPGWPYNLYTMVHARNEQECLGITRQMAALAGIETYKVLFSQKELKKTSMQYFDDEND; from the coding sequence ATGCTTTCCGAATTTGAAAAAAAAGTCATCGCCGCCATCCAGGGAGACATCCCGGTCACGGCACGTCCCTACCGTGACATCGCCGGCCTCATCGGTGTTCCCGAAGACAAACTGATAGCAGCGCTCCGGGATCTCTGCCGCCGTGGCATTATCCGCCGTTTCGGCGCCACCCTCCGTCACCAGAAATCCGGCCTCACCGCCAACGCCATGGTGGCCTGGCAGGTGGACGAAGCCGTCGTCGATCGTGCCGGCGAAACGCTGGCCGGGTTTGCCGCTGTTTCCCACTGTTACCGGCGCAATCCCGCCCCCGGCTGGCCATACAATCTGTATACCATGGTTCACGCCCGCAACGAACAGGAATGCCTGGGCATCACCCGTCAGATGGCCGCTCTCGCGGGCATCGAGACCTACAAGGTACTGTTCAGTCAAAAAGAGCTCAAGAAGACGTCCATGCAGTATTTTGACGATGAAAACGATTGA
- a CDS encoding radical SAM protein translates to MKQPPTILCVNPWIHDFAAYDFWARPLGLLSLAAILKAHGCRVFYIDCTDRFHPRADPPADPPERFGRGPYRKTRIQKPSALRHIPRHFSRYGIDPEWFLDDLRGLPRPDLVLVTSIMTYWYTGAHETIGLIKQVFPGVPVVLGGLYAQLCEAHARATSPADAVAPDVSDLGVLKLVEEHTGTALPPRFDPADPDDRPFPALELQSAVPFVPLQTTVGCPFSCPYCASRFLHPTMSRRSPSAVVREIELRYRTSGMRDFVFYDDAFLVNAEAHAVPMLEELIGRGLPLRFHTPNALHVREINTRTASLMRRAGFETIRLGLETADFENRKTFDAKVTGEEFARAVVCLKEAGFSERQIGAYLLVGLPGQSLESMLNSIAIVTAAGITPIPTYYTPIPHTALWTAAAADSPFDLEAEPLLTNNAVMPCLPGGFSWDVITRLRSAGRKNVDTRG, encoded by the coding sequence TTGAAACAACCGCCCACCATTCTCTGCGTCAACCCCTGGATTCATGATTTTGCGGCCTATGATTTCTGGGCCCGGCCCCTGGGCCTGCTGTCCCTGGCCGCCATCCTGAAGGCCCACGGATGCCGGGTGTTTTACATCGACTGCACCGACCGTTTCCACCCCCGGGCCGACCCGCCGGCGGATCCGCCGGAACGCTTCGGACGGGGGCCTTATCGCAAAACCCGGATCCAAAAACCGTCCGCCCTGCGCCATATTCCCCGCCACTTCTCGCGTTACGGCATCGACCCGGAGTGGTTTCTGGATGATCTGCGCGGCCTGCCCCGGCCCGACCTGGTCCTGGTGACATCCATCATGACCTACTGGTACACGGGTGCGCACGAAACCATCGGCCTGATCAAACAGGTCTTCCCCGGGGTCCCGGTCGTCCTGGGCGGCCTTTACGCCCAACTGTGCGAGGCGCATGCCCGCGCCACCAGTCCGGCCGACGCCGTCGCCCCTGATGTTTCCGATCTCGGTGTCCTTAAGCTGGTCGAAGAGCACACCGGCACCGCCCTGCCCCCGCGTTTTGACCCGGCCGATCCGGATGACCGTCCTTTCCCCGCCCTTGAGCTCCAAAGCGCCGTCCCTTTCGTTCCGCTGCAAACGACCGTCGGCTGCCCTTTTAGCTGTCCCTACTGTGCCTCGCGTTTTCTCCATCCGACCATGAGCCGCCGGAGCCCGTCCGCCGTCGTCCGGGAAATTGAGCTCCGATACCGGACATCCGGCATGCGCGATTTTGTGTTTTATGATGACGCCTTCCTGGTCAATGCCGAGGCCCATGCCGTCCCCATGCTGGAAGAACTGATCGGCAGAGGGCTGCCCCTGCGGTTTCACACCCCCAACGCCCTGCATGTGAGGGAAATAAACACCAGGACAGCCTCGCTCATGCGCCGGGCCGGATTTGAAACCATCCGCCTGGGGCTTGAAACCGCCGACTTTGAAAACCGGAAAACGTTCGACGCCAAAGTGACCGGGGAGGAATTTGCGCGGGCCGTGGTCTGCCTGAAGGAAGCCGGTTTCTCCGAACGGCAGATCGGCGCCTACCTGCTGGTCGGCCTGCCCGGTCAATCTTTAGAATCCATGCTGAACTCGATAGCGATCGTGACCGCCGCCGGCATCACCCCCATTCCGACTTATTACACCCCCATTCCGCACACGGCCCTGTGGACGGCGGCGGCGGCCGATTCTCCGTTCGACCTGGAGGCCGAGCCCCTGCTGACCAACAACGCCGTCATGCCCTGCCTCCCCGGCGGTTTTTCCTGGGATGTGATTACCCGCCTGCGGTCCGCCGGCCGGAAAAACGTTGACACCCGGGGATGA
- a CDS encoding TolC family protein yields the protein MVRKPRKRICLPSRFHGPWGVPLLPLLFLSCLLLWPAVGRSAAPWDLEKLINRALEANWDMISAQENVQKAGLNLQSAEAAFELKIYPGASFGLSGGDGTSTDTNLGMAVSLEKKMSFGTTIGVEPSVIREEGDYRNRTNIRIVQPLLRGVGSDYTMSGVYSARFSERAAIRSRYQREVLTVIGAVTNGYNVIRQRETLRLREESFQRLKKMEEATAIKERMGLVTPMDLYRVRIQLNQAEEELISSQESYVDALDSIKIFLAMPLNEEVDVSLPLTFDRIYPKEQEMIQTALANRVELDQVHDELAEARRLSDRSKKDILPDLDIGLSVNFDGDPSARFPGSSPDQTTWGLSLGSTTDLMRTSEKAIYEGSLIDVQQSSRRQIIVRDNVVAEVKRELRNLERQDKAITNQEDQINQARGQLELARIKFQHGMTDNFDLIDAEISLRRSETRLVSAVIDYIVGQYRLRQAIGTLIQR from the coding sequence ATGGTCCGGAAACCCAGAAAAAGAATATGTCTCCCGTCACGATTCCATGGTCCGTGGGGAGTGCCGCTGCTGCCCCTTTTGTTTCTGTCATGCCTCCTGTTGTGGCCGGCCGTTGGCCGGAGCGCCGCGCCCTGGGACCTGGAAAAACTCATCAACCGGGCTCTGGAAGCCAACTGGGACATGATCAGTGCCCAGGAAAACGTTCAGAAAGCCGGGCTCAACCTGCAGTCCGCGGAGGCCGCCTTCGAGCTTAAAATATATCCCGGCGCCAGCTTCGGGCTTTCCGGAGGGGACGGGACATCCACGGACACGAATCTCGGAATGGCCGTCAGCCTGGAAAAAAAGATGTCCTTCGGCACCACCATCGGTGTTGAGCCTTCCGTTATCAGAGAAGAAGGCGACTACCGGAACCGGACCAACATCCGCATTGTTCAGCCCCTCCTGCGCGGTGTCGGCAGCGATTACACCATGTCCGGGGTTTACAGCGCCCGGTTCAGTGAACGGGCGGCCATCCGCAGCCGATATCAGCGGGAAGTTCTGACCGTCATCGGCGCCGTGACCAACGGGTACAATGTCATCCGCCAGCGGGAGACCCTGCGCCTGCGGGAGGAGTCGTTTCAGCGACTTAAAAAGATGGAGGAGGCCACGGCCATCAAGGAGCGCATGGGCCTGGTGACCCCCATGGATCTGTACCGCGTAAGAATTCAGCTCAACCAGGCCGAGGAAGAGTTGATCTCGAGCCAGGAGAGTTATGTGGATGCCCTGGATTCCATAAAAATATTTCTGGCCATGCCCCTGAACGAGGAGGTGGATGTTTCCCTGCCGCTGACCTTCGACCGGATCTATCCGAAAGAACAGGAGATGATCCAGACCGCCCTGGCCAACCGGGTGGAACTGGATCAGGTTCATGACGAACTGGCCGAGGCCAGGCGCTTGTCGGACAGATCGAAAAAAGACATCCTGCCCGATCTGGATATCGGCCTTTCGGTCAATTTCGACGGCGACCCTTCGGCCCGTTTTCCGGGGTCGTCGCCGGACCAGACCACCTGGGGCCTCAGTCTGGGGTCGACCACGGACCTGATGAGAACCTCCGAAAAAGCCATATATGAAGGAAGCCTGATCGATGTCCAGCAGTCCTCCCGGAGACAGATCATCGTCAGGGATAATGTTGTCGCCGAGGTCAAGCGCGAACTGCGGAACCTGGAACGTCAGGACAAGGCCATCACCAACCAGGAGGACCAGATCAACCAGGCCCGGGGGCAGCTGGAACTGGCCCGGATCAAGTTCCAGCACGGCATGACCGACAACTTTGATCTCATTGACGCCGAAATATCGCTGCGGCGTTCCGAAACCCGGCTGGTATCGGCGGTGATCGATTATATTGTCGGCCAGTACCGTTTGCGCCAGGCCATCGGTACGCTGATACAGCGGTAA
- a CDS encoding efflux RND transporter periplasmic adaptor subunit, which yields MTMKKTGLGTLILITAAVLFLLLVRQIFFSGSEYTGDILTARVIKTGLTVEVLCVGELDAAESVVLSSSVRGDRGKIIELVEDGKQVEAGEALVRLDPTAFQEEVLKLESKTTELKSLVEAQRQMLEWEKNQAEREVNRAESDLHVARLELRRLEQGEGPKELARLEIEARKAREELDKKQGYLTSLEELVRKGYSSATEEAQIKSQVEETKQAYEMVNMQLTSYRDHLLPVQVEKAKAAITAAEVALEQTRKGGGYKVGQAAAALTKAEQELVSAQQNLARAGEELNATVIRAPGPGMVVLAEQNRGNTFRKPRVGDQVWQSQPIVYLPDISRMIIETRVREVDLHKIDIGKPVTARVDAYPGLLLKGRVESIGILADRGREDQKRGRHFRVTIRLTESNPRLRPGMTARVNILCDQVSDALAIPVFTVFREGGETFVYVARGSVFEKRAVTTGAQNEDLVEITAGLKKGERVALSRPEAFQVRNP from the coding sequence ATGACCATGAAAAAAACCGGCTTGGGCACCCTCATTCTGATCACCGCGGCGGTGCTCTTTCTGCTGCTTGTACGGCAGATCTTTTTCTCCGGAAGCGAATATACGGGCGATATCCTCACCGCCAGAGTCATCAAAACCGGCCTGACGGTGGAAGTCCTCTGCGTGGGCGAACTGGACGCGGCCGAATCGGTCGTCCTGAGTTCATCGGTCCGCGGCGACCGCGGCAAAATCATCGAGCTGGTGGAGGACGGCAAACAGGTGGAGGCCGGCGAAGCGCTGGTCCGCCTGGATCCCACCGCTTTTCAGGAGGAGGTTCTGAAGCTCGAGTCCAAAACAACCGAATTAAAATCCCTGGTCGAAGCCCAGCGGCAGATGCTGGAATGGGAAAAAAACCAGGCCGAGCGGGAAGTCAACCGGGCCGAAAGCGATCTGCATGTCGCCCGTCTGGAGCTGCGCCGGCTGGAACAGGGCGAAGGGCCGAAAGAACTGGCGCGACTTGAGATCGAAGCCCGCAAAGCCAGGGAAGAACTCGACAAGAAACAGGGCTATCTGACGTCACTGGAGGAACTGGTACGGAAGGGATATTCCAGCGCTACCGAAGAGGCCCAGATCAAAAGTCAGGTTGAGGAAACGAAACAAGCTTATGAGATGGTCAACATGCAGTTGACCAGTTACCGGGACCATCTGCTGCCGGTTCAGGTCGAAAAAGCCAAAGCCGCCATCACGGCGGCGGAAGTCGCCCTGGAGCAGACCAGAAAAGGGGGCGGATACAAAGTCGGACAGGCGGCGGCCGCTTTAACCAAGGCCGAGCAGGAACTGGTCTCGGCCCAGCAGAACCTGGCCAGAGCCGGAGAAGAGCTCAACGCCACCGTCATCCGGGCGCCGGGACCCGGCATGGTCGTCCTGGCCGAACAGAACCGGGGCAACACCTTTCGCAAGCCCCGGGTCGGCGATCAGGTATGGCAGAGCCAGCCCATTGTCTACCTCCCGGACATTTCCAGAATGATCATCGAAACCCGGGTCCGCGAGGTCGACCTGCATAAAATTGATATCGGCAAGCCGGTAACGGCCAGAGTGGATGCCTACCCCGGACTTTTGCTCAAGGGCCGGGTGGAGTCCATCGGCATCCTGGCGGACCGGGGCCGTGAAGACCAGAAGCGGGGACGGCACTTCCGCGTGACCATCCGCCTTACCGAATCCAACCCCCGCCTCCGGCCGGGAATGACGGCCCGGGTCAACATCCTCTGCGACCAGGTATCCGACGCGCTGGCGATACCCGTCTTTACCGTGTTCCGGGAGGGAGGAGAGACATTCGTGTATGTCGCCCGGGGATCAGTTTTTGAAAAACGGGCTGTAACCACAGGCGCCCAGAATGAAGACCTGGTTGAAATCACCGCCGGCTTGAAAAAGGGGGAACGGGTGGCGTTGAGCCGGCCGGAAGCCTTTCAGGTTCGCAACCCCTGA